A genomic region of Globicephala melas chromosome 9, mGloMel1.2, whole genome shotgun sequence contains the following coding sequences:
- the SMKR1 gene encoding small lysine-rich protein 1, with product MPGKGKRKGRSQPRGKKQKKPEVDILSPAAMLNLYYIAHNVAGCLHLRGFRWPGATKSKKGKNKT from the exons ATG CCaggtaaagggaaaagaaaaggccgAAGCCAGCCCCGTGGGAAAAAGCAGAAGAAACCGGAAGTGGACATCCTCAGCCCCGCCGCGATGCTGAACCTCTACTACATTGCCCACAACGTCGCTGGCTGCCTGCACCTGCGCGGCTTCCGCTGGCCAGGCGCTACCAAGTcaaagaaggggaaaaacaagACTTAA